In Desulfomonile tiedjei DSM 6799, a genomic segment contains:
- a CDS encoding diguanylate cyclase: MRVLVADDDPVTRRLLEAQLQKWGHEVIVCADGSCAWRLLSAENAPRLIILDWMMPGIDGVNICREIRKLEQQPYKYLILLTSKSRQDEVIEGLEAGADDYITKPFNPNELKVRIRTGARIVQLHEELTLALEKSRFQASHDSLTSLFNRTAIFQALHSELERSRRESTKLSVILADIDHFKHINDGYGHLAGDAVLKELAKRIASSLRMYDSVGRYGGEEFVIILPGCDEQEARNAAERIRSCIADKPIVTSAGEISCTLSLGVTSAPGTSVKNMDQMLKKADEALYHAKNCGRNRVELCI, from the coding sequence ATGAGAGTACTTGTTGCAGACGACGATCCCGTTACAAGACGACTCCTGGAAGCTCAACTGCAAAAATGGGGTCACGAGGTGATAGTCTGCGCCGACGGCTCGTGCGCCTGGCGGTTACTTTCCGCAGAAAATGCTCCCAGACTCATCATTCTCGATTGGATGATGCCGGGAATAGATGGAGTCAACATTTGTCGCGAGATCAGGAAACTCGAGCAGCAACCGTACAAGTACCTCATTCTCCTGACTTCGAAAAGTAGACAAGACGAAGTTATCGAAGGCCTTGAAGCAGGAGCGGACGATTACATAACCAAACCCTTCAACCCTAACGAACTGAAGGTCCGGATCAGAACAGGTGCACGCATTGTGCAACTCCACGAGGAGCTTACTCTCGCACTCGAAAAATCACGTTTTCAAGCGTCACACGACAGCCTCACAAGTCTTTTCAACCGCACGGCGATCTTCCAGGCCCTTCATAGTGAACTGGAGAGATCTCGTCGTGAATCCACTAAGTTGTCCGTAATATTGGCTGACATAGATCATTTTAAGCATATAAACGATGGATATGGGCATTTGGCGGGAGACGCCGTGCTTAAAGAGTTGGCTAAAAGGATTGCTTCTTCGCTGCGCATGTACGATTCTGTGGGCCGTTATGGAGGCGAAGAGTTTGTCATTATCTTACCGGGTTGCGACGAACAAGAAGCACGGAATGCCGCGGAACGAATACGGTCTTGTATAGCAGATAAACCGATAGTAACATCCGCGGGGGAAATTTCCTGTACCTTAAGCTTGGGCGTGACCTCGGCTCCTGGAACATCAGTGAAGAACATGGATCAGATGTTGAAAAAGGCTGACGAAGCTCTTTACCACGCCAAGAATTGCGGGCGCAATCGAGTGGAGCTATGCATTTGA
- a CDS encoding PAS domain S-box protein: MAIENWLQSWGEFTGGKFFLMFLSNLVRLASDVPLIYRAEQKRKLMSQKDLPSFDEPVEDDAAIKLLRNSNVATETIDLNNFFAPSLTSSGSFDLQEVPKTSFGKLLKALPIPVFLVDKSFCITFFNDACEKISTNCASLLGIRFSSLFAEPKTCQAAQAVIERVFSERKPQVKTALMQFEKHRIWARIYLRSVRLGTERSVLVLIEDLTSEKKQILLNEKYKKLVDIVPVGMAEFSLKSQIPVTLPKSQMIPRILQASLIDGNSEFAKLHRHTSIDTLVGSSLSKLFFQEECTEDLLGLWRDGNCQVASQEIREEDEDGRIRYLENTIIGDIKGDILRSFWIMQRDVTDRMRVQEQLAESEERSRHMYENSPVMMHSIDPQGIIRNVNKKWTEETGYTREEAIGKKISFIMTPESAQKAFSTVLPAFWRDGSAKAIPYQYVRRDGTLMDVLLDSDVMDDSSWGKISLSTIRNITERKRAEDETRRTKALLDSIIQNLPTAIFLKDAEHLKFVLWNKASERLYGYSKAEVLSKSSNDIFPREQADSFNAQDTETLRRRSLMDIAEESVKTKHVGLRLIHTKKLPILDKDGTPRYLLGISEDITERKQAVRDLISAREEAAAEANKLRTMIQGMDAGIVVADADDVITEVNTWFLEKTGLKREEVVGKNIFDCHQNPASGHRLRRLLDDYRHGSLRTGMSENRELAGMKVALRVQPIFSGNHYMGVILNVTDVSDLVEAKLAAESASKAKSDFLATMSHEIRTPMHGIIGMTELLMQTQLSREQTEYLEIIKASGDSLLRLINDILDFSKIEAGKFELEHIGFGLRAMLGETMESLAIQAHQKGLELAFRVSPEVPDVLKGDPVRLRQIIVNLVGNAIKFTSAGEVFMDVIVESASTPNETTLHFSVSDTGIGIPEDKQQEIFSSFTQVDTGMSRRYGGTGLGLAIGSRLAAMMDGKLWVESKIGNGSTFHLMAKFEIQENSTDRLQESDTRFNLMGLPVLVVDDNATNLRILKEILTGFGMNPTCVNEASAALTAVKEAQKTESPFLLTILDANMPEMDGFELSRTIVETTGSRGPVIMMLTSSRNRGDSERCKQCGISIYLKKPIKQAELFNAIQMTLGIAHKPDESNQPVAECIAGERRRLLKILLVEDNPVNQTLALRLLEKRGCTVSIASNGKEALKSLEAESFDLILMDIEMPEMNGFETTQAIRNAEQSSGEHIPIIAMTAHAMTGDRERCLDAGMDGYVSKPVDSRELFFTIDKFTQDRSACDPVIPDRDHIDEARLLEQVGGDKDLLRQLIDLFAEESPKLLGKMREAIEHQDPEMLQMAAHTMKGMIGNFAANLAVEEALKLENLGKSRSMEEARDRLLALEKEIMSVQDALRIFVKDDPQ, from the coding sequence ATGGCAATAGAAAACTGGCTGCAATCGTGGGGAGAATTTACAGGAGGGAAATTCTTTCTGATGTTCCTCTCAAATCTGGTAAGGTTGGCATCGGACGTTCCATTGATTTACCGTGCTGAACAGAAAAGGAAACTCATGAGTCAAAAGGACCTGCCAAGTTTTGACGAACCGGTTGAAGACGATGCTGCAATCAAGCTGCTTCGAAACTCCAATGTCGCGACGGAAACCATTGATCTGAACAATTTCTTTGCCCCGAGTCTCACTTCTTCCGGTAGCTTTGATTTGCAGGAAGTGCCGAAAACCTCCTTTGGCAAACTGTTAAAGGCTCTCCCAATACCGGTCTTTCTCGTAGATAAGTCCTTTTGCATAACATTTTTCAATGATGCCTGTGAGAAAATCAGCACGAATTGCGCCTCACTCCTTGGAATCCGTTTCAGCTCTCTATTCGCAGAGCCCAAGACGTGCCAAGCTGCTCAAGCTGTTATAGAGAGAGTTTTCTCGGAAAGAAAACCTCAAGTGAAGACAGCGTTGATGCAGTTCGAGAAGCACAGGATCTGGGCACGAATCTACTTAAGATCTGTACGGTTGGGAACGGAACGCTCTGTGCTTGTTCTCATAGAAGATTTGACAAGTGAGAAGAAGCAGATTCTCCTGAATGAAAAATACAAGAAGCTCGTGGATATAGTGCCGGTAGGAATGGCCGAATTTTCCCTTAAATCCCAAATACCCGTTACTCTTCCCAAGTCACAGATGATCCCTAGAATATTGCAAGCCTCTCTGATCGACGGGAACAGCGAATTCGCAAAATTGCATCGACACACGTCCATCGATACTCTCGTCGGTTCTTCGTTATCGAAGCTCTTTTTTCAGGAGGAATGCACGGAAGATCTCCTCGGCCTCTGGAGAGACGGCAATTGCCAGGTCGCAAGTCAAGAAATCAGAGAAGAAGATGAAGACGGCCGGATCAGATACCTTGAGAATACCATAATAGGCGACATCAAAGGAGATATTCTGCGATCCTTTTGGATCATGCAACGCGATGTGACAGACAGGATGCGTGTACAGGAACAACTCGCCGAAAGTGAGGAGAGATCGCGACACATGTACGAAAACTCTCCGGTAATGATGCATTCTATCGATCCTCAAGGGATAATCCGCAATGTTAACAAGAAGTGGACGGAGGAGACCGGGTACACGAGAGAGGAAGCAATCGGCAAAAAAATCTCGTTCATCATGACCCCTGAATCGGCCCAAAAAGCGTTTTCAACCGTCTTGCCGGCATTCTGGCGCGATGGCAGTGCTAAAGCTATTCCATATCAGTACGTGAGAAGAGACGGCACTCTGATGGACGTACTGCTCGATTCGGATGTCATGGACGACAGTTCCTGGGGGAAAATAAGTCTTTCGACGATTCGCAATATTACCGAGCGCAAAAGGGCAGAAGATGAAACCAGAAGAACAAAAGCTCTGCTCGATTCAATTATTCAAAATTTACCGACCGCCATTTTTCTCAAAGACGCCGAACACTTGAAATTCGTTCTCTGGAATAAAGCCAGCGAACGCTTGTACGGGTATTCAAAGGCAGAGGTGTTGTCCAAGAGCAGCAATGACATTTTTCCGCGGGAACAAGCTGATTCATTTAATGCTCAGGACACAGAGACCCTTCGCAGAAGAAGTTTGATGGATATCGCCGAGGAATCGGTGAAAACAAAACACGTCGGGCTCCGGCTCATCCACACCAAAAAGTTACCCATTCTCGATAAGGATGGGACTCCGCGGTATCTTCTCGGCATATCCGAGGATATCACCGAAAGAAAACAGGCAGTGAGGGACCTTATTTCCGCACGTGAAGAAGCTGCCGCTGAAGCCAACAAGTTGCGAACAATGATTCAGGGAATGGATGCCGGGATCGTTGTCGCGGATGCGGACGATGTAATTACTGAAGTGAACACCTGGTTTCTGGAAAAAACCGGGTTAAAGCGCGAAGAGGTTGTCGGTAAGAACATCTTTGATTGCCATCAAAATCCGGCTTCAGGGCACAGATTGAGAAGGCTTTTAGATGACTATCGTCATGGAAGCCTTAGAACCGGCATGTCTGAGAACCGCGAACTTGCGGGGATGAAAGTGGCTCTCCGGGTGCAACCCATATTCAGTGGCAACCATTATATGGGGGTTATACTCAATGTCACCGATGTGAGCGATCTCGTTGAGGCCAAATTGGCAGCAGAATCGGCAAGTAAAGCAAAAAGCGACTTTCTCGCGACCATGAGCCATGAAATCCGGACTCCGATGCACGGCATCATTGGCATGACCGAACTCCTCATGCAGACGCAACTCAGCAGGGAACAGACCGAATACCTCGAAATAATCAAAGCATCGGGAGACTCTCTACTCAGGTTAATCAACGATATTTTGGATTTCTCGAAAATCGAGGCGGGAAAGTTCGAATTGGAGCACATTGGATTCGGTCTGCGGGCTATGTTGGGTGAAACCATGGAGTCTCTTGCCATTCAGGCCCATCAAAAGGGTCTTGAACTGGCTTTCCGGGTATCGCCTGAAGTCCCGGACGTCCTCAAGGGAGATCCCGTACGTCTAAGACAGATCATAGTGAATCTCGTCGGAAACGCCATTAAATTCACCAGTGCCGGCGAAGTGTTCATGGATGTGATAGTCGAGTCGGCGTCGACCCCCAATGAAACAACCCTCCATTTCTCAGTGTCCGACACGGGAATCGGTATTCCTGAGGACAAGCAGCAAGAGATATTTTCTTCATTCACCCAAGTGGATACCGGAATGAGCCGAAGATATGGAGGAACCGGTCTCGGACTCGCAATAGGCTCAAGACTTGCGGCAATGATGGACGGTAAATTGTGGGTGGAAAGCAAGATCGGAAACGGAAGCACGTTCCATCTCATGGCAAAATTTGAAATACAGGAGAATTCTACCGACCGTCTTCAAGAATCCGACACACGCTTCAACCTCATGGGATTGCCGGTCTTGGTGGTCGATGATAATGCGACTAATCTTAGAATCTTGAAAGAGATTCTCACAGGATTCGGCATGAATCCCACGTGTGTGAACGAAGCATCCGCGGCGTTAACTGCCGTAAAAGAAGCTCAGAAAACCGAGTCTCCATTTCTCCTTACCATTCTTGATGCCAACATGCCTGAGATGGATGGATTCGAGCTTTCCAGAACAATCGTTGAGACGACGGGATCCCGTGGACCTGTCATCATGATGTTGACCTCATCACGGAATCGAGGAGATTCAGAGCGCTGCAAGCAGTGCGGAATATCAATTTACTTGAAGAAGCCCATTAAGCAGGCCGAGCTGTTCAATGCAATTCAAATGACTCTGGGCATCGCACACAAACCGGATGAATCTAATCAACCGGTTGCAGAGTGTATAGCAGGAGAGAGAAGACGCCTGCTCAAGATTCTCCTGGTAGAAGACAATCCGGTAAATCAGACTCTCGCTCTTCGGCTCCTGGAAAAGAGAGGCTGCACCGTCTCCATCGCCTCAAACGGAAAGGAAGCCCTCAAGTCTCTGGAAGCAGAGAGTTTCGATTTGATTCTCATGGATATAGAAATGCCTGAAATGAACGGTTTTGAAACAACCCAGGCTATCAGGAATGCCGAACAATCTTCAGGCGAGCATATCCCGATAATAGCAATGACCGCGCATGCCATGACCGGTGATCGAGAACGATGTCTGGATGCGGGAATGGACGGGTATGTCTCAAAACCGGTCGACAGTCGAGAGCTTTTCTTCACGATTGATAAGTTTACTCAAGATCGGAGCGCGTGTGATCCGGTGATTCCGGATCGCGATCACATTGACGAGGCCAGATTACTGGAACAAGTGGGTGGCGACAAAGATCTCCTGAGACAACTGATCGATCTGTTTGCAGAAGAATCACCGAAGCTGTTGGGTAAAATGAGAGAAGCTATCGAGCATCAAGACCCTGAGATGCTGCAAATGGCAGCGCACACCATGAAGGGTATGATCGGAAATTTCGCCGCTAACTTAGCTGTTGAAGAAGCTCTCAAGCTTGAAAACCTGGGAAAAAGCCGGAGCATGGAAGAAGCGCGGGATAGGCTTCTTGCGCTCGAGAAGGAAATCATGAGTGTGCAGGACGCACTGAGAATTTTCGTTAAGGATGATCCGCAATGA